GTGAAGTGAGTAGCCGGGCGCGTCGCGTCAGGCGGCGGTGTGGTCGAGGCTTCGCGGGAGCCAGATCCGGAACGTCGACCCGGCTCCGGGCGCGCTCTCGACGGTGATCGAGCCGCCGAGCAGATCGACCAGGCGTCGGACGATGTAGAGGCCGAGCCCGGCTCCGCCGTGCCGCCGGCTCGAGGAACCGTCGACTTGTTGGAACGGCTCGAAGATCGCGGCGAGTTGGCCTTCCTCGATCCCGATCCCGGTGTCCTCGACCGAAATCTCGATGCCTCGGTCGTCTGCGCGGCCGCGCACGGTCACGCTGCCTTCGGTCGTGAACTTGAGCGCGTTGCTGATGAGATTCTTCAGCACGACTTTGAGCTTCATCGGATCCGACCGCAGGGTCGGCAGGTCTTCCGGGAGCTCGATCCGCAGTGCGAGTCCCACGTCTTCCTGCTGCCTCTGCGTGTCGAGATCTACCTCGGAGAGCAGGCCGGAAAGCGAGACCTCTTCGACGTGGAGGAGCACGCGGCCCGAATCGAGGCGGCTTACGTCGAGCGTGTTCGTGATGAGGTCGTGCAGCTCCCGCGCGCGTCGGTCGATCCGTCGCGCGGTGTCGGCCTGTTCCGGCAAGAGCGGCCCGAACTCTTCGGTGATCAAGAGGTCGGTGTAACCCAGAATGACGTGGAGCGGCGTCCGGAGCTCGTGCGACATCGTGGCCACGAAGTCGGACTTCACGCGGCCGGCCTGCTCCAACTCGTCGACGAGTCGTGCGTGGTCGAGCGCGAGCGAGGCGAGGTGTGCGATGCCTCGTGCGATGGCCAGGTCCGTGTCCGAGAAGGGTGTCGCGTCTCCCCGGCGCACGGCCTGAACGCCGATCAGGTCCGGCCCCTGTCGTAGGGCCAGGCAGATGCAGTTTCCGTGTTCGAGTTCGGGATTTCGCTCGAGGAAGGCTTCGGGAATCGTTCCGACGGTTGCCACTTCGGTGTCGCGAAGTCGTTCGGTGAGCACATCCATGAGGTGGCGCGGGACGCGGAGGCCCATGGAGGCCTCGCGGTCCTCGTTCGTCGCGTACGTCCCGGCGATCAGTTCGAAGACATCGTCTTCCGGTCGCAAGAGCAGCGAGTGACTCGACTCGCAGGACAGGTGCTGGGCCGTCAGCGCGCAGAGCCGATCGAGGAAGTCGGGCGAGTTGAGGGATGAGATCAGTTCCTGCCCGACCTCTGCGAGTGCGGCGGCGACGGTGGCGCCTTCAGCGCGCGCCTCCTGCTCGCGACGGCGGTCGGTAATGTCCACGCCGTACCCGATGAAGCCTAGGAAGGTCCCGTCGGCCGAAGTGCGGGGCGTGGCCCTCCCCAGCATCCACATGTAGGTGTCGGTAGCCACGTCGTGTACGCGGAATTCGTGCCGTATCTCACGTCGTTCGGCCATTGCCGAGACGTACGCCTGGCGCGTGCCCGCTTGATCGTCCGGATGGAGCGACGCAATCCAGGTGTCTTCCCGCAGAGTTTCGTTGGACCAACCGGTGATGTCACAGAACCTCGAGTTGACGTACTCGAGTTGCCCTGTCGTATCGGTCATCCAGATCATGAGTGGTGCGCCCTCGGCCAGCGAACGGAACCGCTCTTCGCTCTCGCTGAGGCGCCGCTGAGTCGTACGCTGCTCGGTCACGTCCGACGTCACGCCGATCTGCCCGATGATCTCGCCGTCGGCGGAGCGGAGCGTGGTCACGACCGTATGGCCGTCGAACGGAGTGCCGTCGCGTCGGACGAGCTGCGCGTCCAGTTCGAGGTGGCCTTCGCTGCGGACGAGGGGCAGGACCTCGATCGCACCCTCGCGGGCATCCGCCGGCAGGATGACCTCGTCGAAGCGGCGTCCCAGCACGTCTTCGGCCTTCCATTGAAACTGCTGCTCGGCGAACTGGTTCCAGTAGACGATTTGTCCCTCGAGATCGGTCGCGATGACCGCGCAGTGCATCTGCTCCAGGATCGAAGCCTGGGCCTGCGCCCACGTGTCGAGAGTTCGAGGAGAAGTCATCCGTCCGCCAGAGAGACCGACACGGGTCCGGGAAGGGGGGCCGGTGCGGGCGATGAGGAGGTCGCCATGTCAGTCTCGTTGTTCATCGTATACGGAGGCGGGGACGCGAAGGAAGGACCACCGGGATCTATCCCTGATGGGCTGATCTGCCACCGAATTCCCAAAGGTCGCCTTACGTCCTATGGTGAGAGAACGTGGTTCTGCTAGAAGGGTCTACATTATGATGGACGTATCGCGAGTGCTGAAATGGATCGTCGGGGTAGCTCTCGGAGCGGCGCTTGCCGCCTCTCACGTCTCGGCATTCGCCCAGTCGGATTCATGGAAGGGCATGGACCCCTTCGAGGCCATGGACCCGAGATTCGAGCGCAAGAGCACTCTCAAAATCATCAAGTCCAACGGTGACCTCGACGACACCCTGAACGACCAGGGTTCCGCCGTCGGCTTTGGCACGTCTGCTGCGACCGGCAACCTCGAGCCCCGCGTGAAGCCGGGGTCGACCGAAAGCCTCGAGATCATGAAGAAGGGCCAGCTCTCGGCGGACAAGGAGTAGGGTTCGACACGGCGGCCGGCTAGCCGCCTAAGGTCGCCTGGCGCCCGGACCGCCGTTGCAGCTCGCGGCCCTATCGTAGGGTGTCACTTCCGGAGGTGTTCAGGAGCTACTGCAGCAAGTCGGTCGTATCGAAGAAGACTTCGCTCGATTCCTCGCACTCGTGACATTCCATGCGGGCGACCCGGAAACGACGGCCGTCGCGTTCGCGAGTGCCCTCACCGGTCACCTCGAGGAAGCCGCCGCACGAGCACCACCGCTTCCGCATGTGGTCGTCCATCTCGTTGAAGGACCGGATGTAGATCGGGTTGTCCGGCGAGGCGCCGTCGCGGTGCAGGGCGGCTTTCTGCCGGCTTTGCTTCTGGAGCCGACGGTACGCCATCGCGGCGATTGCGGCGACGATGGCCACTACGAACAGGATCGTGGTCACGCGACGTGGGACTAGCCTCTCCATCTGTGATAGTCGAGCAGAATGGCCAAGGACATGCCCCCGGAGCTTCTGCAGTACCTGCCGATGTTGTACCGGCGTCACCCGTGGCACGGCATCACGTGCGGTGAGGACTCGCCGCGCAAGGTGGTCGCGTACATCGAGATTGTTCCGACCGATACGGTCAAGTACGAGCTCGACAAGCGGACGGGGTATCTAACGGTCGACCGACCGCAGCAGTTCTCGAACGTGTATCCGTCACTGTACGGGCTGATCCCGCAGACCTACTGCGGAGACAAGATCGGAGAGCTCTGCTCCGAGCGCGCAGGGAGGCCCGGCATCAAGGGCGACGCGGATCCGCTCGACATCTGTGTTCTTTGCGAGCGCGACATTACGCACGGTGACATTCTGGTGCCCGCGATCCCGATCGGCGGTCTACGGATGATCGATGGCGACGAGGCGGACGACAAGATCATCGCGGTTCTGGAGGGCGATGCGGTCTACGGGAATTGCACCGAGATCGACCAGCTGCCTTCGACCCTGGTCGATCGGCTCGAGCACTACTTTCTCACGTACAAGCAGGCTCCGGGGATGGACCGCGCCAAGGTGGAGATCACCGAAATCTACGGGCGGCACGAGGCGTACGACGTGATTCGGCGGAGTCAGGAGGACTACGAGACGAATTTCGGTGAGATCAAGCGGGCGAAGGAGCTTCTCGCCAGCACAACGGGGAAATCCTGACGGGAGCCGCGGGGTCCCAATTTTGGGGATGGTCTCTCGGCGGGTTGGACTGGTAATCGGGACTGCGATGGTTGCGCATACGATCCTCCTGGTCGAGGACGACGAGAACACGCGAACGCGGCTCGGCGGGGCGATTGGTGAGCACGACGAACTGACGCTGCAGGCGTTGGTTTCCAATTAAGCGGATGCGATCGCGGAACTCGACCGCTCGCCGCCGGCCGTTCTCCTCACCGACATCGGGCTTCCAAACGGAAGTGGGATCGACCTGATCCGTGAGGTGCGGGCGCGGGATCTTCCCACACAGCCGATGGTGATCACGGTGTTCGGTGATGAGAAGCACGTCGTCGCGGCGATCGAAGCCGGCGCGCTCGGCTACGTGCTGAAGGACGGCTCGGCGGATTACATCAGACGCTTCCTTTTGGATTTGGTCGCGGGTGGTTCTCCGATCTCGCCGCCGATCGCGCGCTACTTCCTGCGCCGTTTCCGGACGCCGGGGGCGGAACCCTCCCCGGAGCCGTGGCTTCGTCGAAATCGAGGCAGGCCGTGCAGTTGATTCGTCGAGGCGACTCGCTCTTCGTCCCACGCGCGGTCGGCCGGCGGGGCCTGCTCGGCATCGTCCAGCGATGCGGTCGTCACGTCGATCTCGCTGGGGAGATCGACGCGCTCATGCGTGAGTGAGGAGCCGCAGTCGGAGCAGAAGCCGCGCGTGACTCCCGCGGACGATCGATGGGTTGCGAGACTGCCTTTGGTCACGCGAAAGGCCTCGCGAGCGAACGTGACCCACGCGACCATGGGGACACCGGTTGCGCGGCGGCAACTGCGTCAACGGCACACCGTTGGGTGCGTGGGCTTCCCCGTCGCCTCGTAGCGGACGTTGCCGCAGAGGTAGCCCCCGGTCATCGTCGTTGCTGGCGGAGTTGGGTGAGGGCGGTTTCGAGCTGATGACGCAGGTCGGCGAGGTTTTCCCGCATTTGGATGATGACGGCGACGCCTGCCAGGTTCACGTCGAGCTCGTGCACGAGGTTGTCGGCGACGCGTGCGCGTTCCAGCATGATCTCGGAGAAGCGCTCTTCGGCTTCGTCGTCCTCGGTCTCGATCTGCACGATCTCTTCTTGCTCCAGCTGAATGAAGAAGGACTCTTCGATCGCGAGGAGCTCGATGACCTGTATTCTCGTGAAGTACTTCATCGCGTCTTCCCCAGATGCTCGCGGACGTCGGTCCCGGCGTACAGAGGCTCCATGGCGTCGGCGATCTCCTCGAGCGCGCCGTTCTCGCCTTCCTTGGGCAAGACGGCGGACAAGGTCACGTACAGATCGCCGTGCTCCTTTTTCGAGCCGCGCTTGGTGGCGCCCTTTCCGCGGAGACGGAGCTTGCCCCCGTTGGCGGAGCGGGGCGGCACTTTGACCGTCGCGGCGCCGTCCGGGGTCGGCACCTGGATCGATCCTCCGCGAAGAAGCTCGGGGATCGTCACGGGCAGGTCGACATAGACGTCGGCGCTTTTGCGGGTGAAGAACGGGTGCGGTCGCACGCGGAGCGTGAGGTACAGGTCGCCCGCGGGCCCGCCGCCGTTACCGGGCGCGCCTTGCCCCGAGAGACGGATCTTCGTGCCGTCGTCGGATCCCGGAGGGATCGTCACGTTGAGGGCGCCCTTGCCCTCGAACTGCAGGTTCACCTTTCCGCCCCGGACCGCGTCGAGAAAATCCACGAGCGCCTCGCCCTGAGCATCCTGGCCCTTGCGGGGGCCTCTCGGTTCGCGGCGACCGAAGCCGAACCGCTCTCCGAAGCCGCCCAGGCCACCGAGAAGATCTTCGAGGTCGACCTCGGAGGTGAATTCCTGGTGTGAGGGGCTGCGTCGTGCGCCCTGCTGCCAGTGCTTGTAGGCGCGTGTCTGTTCGGCGTCGAAGCCGGCTTCGAGCCCCTTTTCGCCGAACTCGTCGTACAGGGAACGTTTCTTTTCGTCGGAGAGGACGTCGTTCGCGTAGGAGATGTCCTTGAAGCGCTCGGCGGCCTTCGGGTCGTTGGGGTTGACGTCGGGGTGGTGTTTTCGGGCGAGCTTGCGGTACGCCTTGCGGATGTCGTCCTGGCTCGCGCCTTTTTCCAGCGCGAGCGCCGCGTAGAGGTCCTTTCCGGCCATCACCCTACTGTAGCGCAGAGCGGCGCGTTGTCAGCCGGGTACGTTGGGGAATCGCCCGATTTGTTCTCCGCTAAACATTTTCGGCGAGACTAACCAACGTCCCCACCGGCGGATGCGGCGTCGGCGCGGGTGCGGCCGAGTTCGGCGACCCAGGTGCGGAGGGTGGGGAGGGCGTCGTCGGTCCAGGTGGAGGTGGAGCGGGTGCGGCAGAAGGCGGCGAAGAGCCAGTCGATGACGCCTACGGTGTCTTCCACGTCGGCGAGGCGCAGGAACAGGTCGTTTTCGAAGGCGGCTCGACGGTCTTCTTGGAGGCCCGGATCGCGGTCTCCCAGCGGGGGGCAGCGCAGGGAGTCGTAGGTCAGCAAGCCGCCGTCCAGCGTGAGCTCCCAGCGGCGTTCGCCGCGGGTGATCGAGAGGCGGGCCCGGTCGAGGAGCTTGCCGCGGCGCAGGCCAGCACCGAGCTCGGAGCGGATGTCGCCCTCATCGACGAGCGAGAGGCGGGCCCCGGGATCGCCGCCGGCCTCGAGGACGATCCGGTCCCCGAGTGCCAACTCCAGGATATCGCCCTCGATCTCGATCCGGCCGCCTTCTTCTTCGAGGCGGCAAATCAGCCAGGTGAGGAACTCGCGTCCGAGAAACCGTTTGGCTTCGACGACGGACAGGAAGGTCTCGGTCATGCTTGCTCCGTCGAGGCGCGTTCCGTGGGCTCGGCCTCGGTGGTGGCTCCGTCGGCGCTGGCTTCGGCAGTGGCGGGCTCGGCCTCGGTGGTGGCGGCTTCGCCGGTGCGGGGCTCGGCCTCGGTGGTGGCGGCTTCGCCGACGACCGCGGCGGCAGCTTCACGGGCGACGGCTTCCGCCTCAGTTGCGGCGGTTTCGCTCGAGATCGCTTCGGCGGCGACGGACCGCAGCGAGATCGGCGCCGCGGCGACCGGCGCAGGAGCCTCGTTCCAGCTCTCCTCGGCGGCGTCCGGGCCCAGGTGGCTGGGTTCGACACCGCGCACGGAGTCGACGATGCCGTCGGGCAGGCCGACGCGCTCGGCGGCGAGATACGGGATCATCGGAATCGGCGCGACGCCGAAGGTCTCGCGGAACAGCGAGGCGAACGTCTCACGTGCGCTCTTCAGTTTTCCCGTGAAGTAGAGCGCCTCGGTCTCGAGGTTCCACGCGCACTCGAAGAGCTTCGGGTTCGGGAGCGCGCGCGACATCAGGTTGGACTCGACGTCCTGCTTGATCTCGCGCTTCATGTCGCGGCTGAGCTTCTCCAGATCCTGCTCGCGCCGCCGAACGTCTTCCTGGCGCCGTCTCTCCATCCACGAGAGCTTCGCCGGCACGGCCCGCGTGTCGAACCGGAAACCGACCACGAGATACTGCTGAAAAAACAGATCGGTCGCATCGAAGTCGGTCACGAGGGGGTCGTGAATGGCGACCCAGCCGAATGCCTCGGCCTTCGGCATCCCGTCTTCGTCCGTATCGCGGAAGGCACGCTCTTCGACCGCGCGCGTGATGGCCTCGCGATCCATATTCGGTGGCGGTTTGGCGTGCAGACGGACGATGCTCGAAGTGGCGGAGAGAAATCCCATGGCGGCCGCGAAGTAGCACCGTCCGTCCGCCCGGTGCAAGGCGGTTCGGGGCTTGACACGCCTCGTCTCCGCTCAGAGCCGGGTGGAGAGCTGCGCGAAGATGAATCCGACGACGACCGCGACACCCGCGAACGCCAGGAATCCCAGGAGGAAGGCCTGGACGGCACGGATTGTGGTCACGGCGAACGCCTGACGGATGGCGATGACGTTCGCGACGAGCGACAGGCCGAAAATGAGCACGCCGAGCGCCAGTTCGAATGGCGCCGAGTCGAGTGAGGCGAGGCCGAGCAGCCACAAAATTTGCGGACTCGTCGCGTAGCCGGTGCAGCGCAGCACGCGGGGCAGATCGACGTTGGTGCCCAGGAACCGATTCCCGACGACCCACACGAGCGCGCCCGGCACGAGCCAGCTGAAGTACGCCCACGCGAGCGCGAGAGGCATGTCCTCCATCGGAATGCGCTCGGGCCCGCCGAGCGCTTGGGCGAGGGCTGTGATCGCGACGACGACGGCGGCCTGATTGGTCGCATCGGGGTCGGCGGCAATCTCGTCGTACACCGGGCCCTGCAGCTGCAGGGAGCCGGTCATGCGCTGCACGAACGGTCGGACCTCGTCTGCCGCCGAGGCGTTTTTGGGCTCCTCGGGAGTCACGCCTTCTCGGTCGTTTGGATGACCTCGTGGATCTCGAGCACGTTCGGCCCCGCGAACATCTCCGCCGGTGGACGGTTCGAGTGTGCGGCGCGGAACGAGTCGCTCTTCGTCCAGTCCCAGAAGGCCTCTTCGCTCTCCCAGTAGGTCTGGACGAGATAGAAGCCCTGTTCTTCCTTCTCCTCGTACTCGCCGGTCTTGTGATTCAGGCGGCGTTGAACGGGGCGCAGGACGAGGTTCTTCACGAAGCCCGGTGACGAGTCGATGAGGTGCGCGCGCTTCTTGAAGCGCTCTTCGAAGTCCGCCTCGTGGCCCTCGGAGACGGGAATGCGGTTGGTGACGACGAACATCGCGTGACTTCCTCCCGAGCCGTCCTCAAGCACGATCCCCGCCGGGCTGCAATTGGCCCGCCATGAGGGCCTCTTGGAGATAGGGTAGAGCTTCGTGCGTGAGGGAGAGTTCGGGAGCGAGGCGCTTACCGAGGCCCTCCGCGGTCATGAGAGCGATGTTCACCATCGTCATGTGGCTGCGCGCCTGGACGCGATGCCGCCGCAGGATGTCGAAGATCCGACCGATCTCGGCCGTGATCTGCACGTTCTGGAGGCCCTGGTCCTGCAGGCTGCCGACGAAGTTCGCCATCTCGCGCTCGTAGGCGTCGTAGTCCGGAGTGGCGGTGTGAGGCGCGTTCTCGTGGAACAGGCGGGCGACGGTCTTGCCGTCGCCGGTGGCGAGCGCGAAGAGCGTCTGGGCAGTGGTAATCCGATCTTCGTCGTTGATCTCGCCCGTGAGGCCGAGGTCGAGGAGTACGACATGCGAAGGATGCTGAAAGCGCATGTTGCCCGGATGAAGGTCCGCGTGCACGAAGCCGTGTAGGAAGATCATCCGGCAGACGCACCGCATGCCCGCGGTCACGATCGCGTGGACGTCGCACCCGGTCGCTTCCAATTCCGATTCGTGGACGCCATCGACGAACTCCATCGTGAGGACGGCGTCGGAGCACGCATCGAGATAGAGGCGAGGGAAGTCCACATCGGGATCGTCGATGAAGTTCTCGGTGAATCGCGCGTTGTTGCGTGCCTCGTTCTCGAGGTGGATCTGCGCCTGCACGGCGTCGCAGAACGCGCGGAGTGCTTCCTCCAGAGCCATGAGGCGAACACTCGGAATCACGCGCTCGAGCGTGCGCCCGATGAACAGCAGGATTGACCGGTCGAGCGACGCCTTCTCCACGATGTCGGGCCGTCGGACCTTCACTGCGACGGTGTCGCCGCCGTCCTTGAGGATCCCCCGGTGTACTTGTGCGACGGAGGCGGCTGCGACCGGCGTTGGGTCGAACTCCTCGAAGATCTCGTCGAGCCGGCGACCCAGTTCGGACTCGATCGTGCGTTGGACGTCTTCGAAGGCGAACGGAGGCACGTCGTCCTGCAAGGTGGTGAGTTCGCTGACGAGCGCGCGGGGCAGAAGGTCGCCGCGCGTCGACGCGATCTGGCCGACTTTGATGAAGGTTGCCCCGAGATCGGCGCAGAGCCCGACCAGTGCCCTCCCGAGGGCGCGCATGCTCGCCTCGGGATCGCCCGCGAGGGCGCGGCGCTCTCGAGTGAAAGCCACCAGCCCGAGGGCGGACGCCCGGAGGATCTGTGCTGAGCGGCGCGTGATGCGCCAGGCGGAGGATCTAGAGTTCACGCTGGTGCTCCCGTGTGTTGCGGCGGGCGTACGAACAGGATCAGCGTTGCGGCGGAGAGCCCGACGACGAACAAGACCCAGATCGCGCTCGGATAGCCGCCGAAGCGTTCGGCGACGACCCCGACGAGCAAGGGGCCGATGCCCCCGCCAAGCGAGGTGAGGAAGTTCAGCATGCCGAGGACGGCCCCGAACGAGGCTAGGCCGAAGAGTTCGGCAACGAGCAAGGACTGCATCATGAAGATGGCGCCAATCGTCAGTCCGAACACGACCGACGCGGCGAGGAGGCCGCTCGGATCCGTCGCGAGCCCGAGGCCCGCGAGCGAGAGGGCTTGTGTCGCGAAAAGAATGGCCGTGACGTTCCGCTTCTCCATCCGGTCCGCGAGGCGCCCGGCGACGAGACGTCCGACGATGCTCCCGGTGGGGATCGTCGCGGCGCCGATCGCGGCCGCGGACGTGTCGAGGTGATCGCGCAAGAGGTGGAGGTGGTGCACCGCGAGACCGGTCTGACAGATGAGGATCGAACCGAACGAGAGCGCGAGAAGTCGAAAGCTCCGAGTGCGCATCGCCGCGCGAACGGTCCACGGCAGTTCACCGTCCGCGCCGTCCGCGTCCGCATCGTCGACCAGGTGGTCGCCGTCGGGTTCGAGGCCGTGCGTCTGTGGGTCCTCGCGAACGACCCAAAGGGTGATTGGAAGGACGATCACCAGGACGAGCGCTGCGAGCCAACGCGTGGCGATCTGCATCCCCTCGGTCGCGATGAGTGCCGTGGCGATCGGAACCAGGATGAGGCCGCCCACCGACACGCCGGTCTGTGAGAAACTCATCGCGCGAGAGCGGCCGCGGACGAACCACTTGTTCATGAGCGACGACAGAGGAATCGCGGAGCTCATCGAAAAGCTCGCGGCGAGCAGCAGGTACACGAAGTACAGCTGGGCGGGCTCGTCGATGGAACCGAGCCACAGCAGGGCCGTCGCCATGGTGATCGCGCCGGCGAGGAGAAGGGGGCGCGTCCCGAAGCGGTCGACGACGCGCCCGACGCCGACGCCGACGAGACCCGTCGTGATGAAGTAGACGGTCGACGCGCCCGAGACCGACGCCTTCGACCATCCGTTTTCCCGGATGAGGCCGTCGAGGAAGACGGTCTGGCCGTAGAAGCCGATCCCCACGCTGACGAAACTCAGCGCGAACCCAGCCGCGACGACGTACCAGCCGTAGTAGAGCTCGGGCCGGAGACGGTGGATGGGCGGCAGGGCTCGGATCGGGGGCGAGTCGGGGGCCGCAGGCACGTACCGGGAGGGGATAACATGGGGGGTCTGGTGATCTCACCAGTGGTTCCGGGTACCCTCCTCGGTATGGAGAATCCGGAGGAGACCCAGCGCCTGCTCGATGAACTGGTCGCTCTGCTCGATCTCGAAGAGCTCGATCTGAACATCTTTCGGGGCAGGAGTCCCAAGGAGAGCCGGGTACGGGTCTTCGGCGGCCAGGTCGCGGCGCAGGCGCTCGTGGCAGCGGGGCGCACCGCGCAGGACACGGTCGCGCACTCCCTGCACGCTTACTTCCTGCGGGCGGGCGACCCCTCGATTCCGATTCTCTACGAGGTCGACCGTATTCGCGATGGGAAGTCGTTTGCCACGCGGCGTGTCGTCGCGATCCAACGGGGGCGCGCGATCTTCAATCTCCAGGCGTCGTTCCAGCACCCCGAGCCGGGGCCCGACCATCAGATGAAGATGCCGGACGCACCGGACCCGGAGAGCCTGCCGACGTGGGCCGAACGGATGGCGAAGACCCTCGTGAACGAGCCGCAGGAGGTCCGCGACTGGTTCCAGCGGCCACGGCCGCTGGAACTCCGCTACGTGGAGTCGTTCGATCCCGAGCGCAGGAGCCAGGGCCAGCACGTGTGGCTTCGTGTGAACGGCCGGCTGCCGGATCTTCCGCTGCTCCACCAGTGCGTCGTCGCTTACGCCTCGGACATGACGCTGCTGGATACGGCGACGCTGCCGCACGGTCTGCTCTGGAACGATCCGCGCTACATGATGGCGAGCCTGGACCACGCGATGTGGTTCCACCGAGACCTTCGGGCGGACGAGTGGCTTTTGTATTCGCAGGAGAGCCCGTCTGGCTCGGGCGCGCGCGGCTTTGCGTGGGGGCACCTCTTCCGGCGAGACGGAACGCTCGTCGCTTCGGTAGCCCAGGAGGGGCTCGTCCGACCGATTCGGCCGAAGGAGTAGCCGGGCCTACTGCGCTTTGACCTCGACGCGGACCGGGATCCACTTGTTCACGGTGGAATCCATCTGCCCGTTTTCCTTCCACCGGGTCACGAAACCGTCGAGTGCGCCCTTCAGGTTCGGGT
This DNA window, taken from Candidatus Binatia bacterium, encodes the following:
- a CDS encoding PAS domain S-box protein; translation: MTSPRTLDTWAQAQASILEQMHCAVIATDLEGQIVYWNQFAEQQFQWKAEDVLGRRFDEVILPADAREGAIEVLPLVRSEGHLELDAQLVRRDGTPFDGHTVVTTLRSADGEIIGQIGVTSDVTEQRTTQRRLSESEERFRSLAEGAPLMIWMTDTTGQLEYVNSRFCDITGWSNETLREDTWIASLHPDDQAGTRQAYVSAMAERREIRHEFRVHDVATDTYMWMLGRATPRTSADGTFLGFIGYGVDITDRRREQEARAEGATVAAALAEVGQELISSLNSPDFLDRLCALTAQHLSCESSHSLLLRPEDDVFELIAGTYATNEDREASMGLRVPRHLMDVLTERLRDTEVATVGTIPEAFLERNPELEHGNCICLALRQGPDLIGVQAVRRGDATPFSDTDLAIARGIAHLASLALDHARLVDELEQAGRVKSDFVATMSHELRTPLHVILGYTDLLITEEFGPLLPEQADTARRIDRRARELHDLITNTLDVSRLDSGRVLLHVEEVSLSGLLSEVDLDTQRQQEDVGLALRIELPEDLPTLRSDPMKLKVVLKNLISNALKFTTEGSVTVRGRADDRGIEISVEDTGIGIEEGQLAAIFEPFQQVDGSSSRRHGGAGLGLYIVRRLVDLLGGSITVESAPGAGSTFRIWLPRSLDHTAA
- a CDS encoding inorganic pyrophosphatase yields the protein MAKDMPPELLQYLPMLYRRHPWHGITCGEDSPRKVVAYIEIVPTDTVKYELDKRTGYLTVDRPQQFSNVYPSLYGLIPQTYCGDKIGELCSERAGRPGIKGDADPLDICVLCERDITHGDILVPAIPIGGLRMIDGDEADDKIIAVLEGDAVYGNCTEIDQLPSTLVDRLEHYFLTYKQAPGMDRAKVEITEIYGRHEAYDVIRRSQEDYETNFGEIKRAKELLASTTGKS
- a CDS encoding response regulator transcription factor translates to MAELDRSPPAVLLTDIGLPNGSGIDLIREVRARDLPTQPMVITVFGDEKHVVAAIEAGALGYVLKDGSADYIRRFLLDLVAGGSPISPPIARYFLRRFRTPGAEPSPEPWLRRNRGRPCS
- a CDS encoding chaperone modulator CbpM, whose amino-acid sequence is MKYFTRIQVIELLAIEESFFIQLEQEEIVQIETEDDEAEERFSEIMLERARVADNLVHELDVNLAGVAVIIQMRENLADLRHQLETALTQLRQQRR
- a CDS encoding DnaJ C-terminal domain-containing protein, whose amino-acid sequence is MAGKDLYAALALEKGASQDDIRKAYRKLARKHHPDVNPNDPKAAERFKDISYANDVLSDEKKRSLYDEFGEKGLEAGFDAEQTRAYKHWQQGARRSPSHQEFTSEVDLEDLLGGLGGFGERFGFGRREPRGPRKGQDAQGEALVDFLDAVRGGKVNLQFEGKGALNVTIPPGSDDGTKIRLSGQGAPGNGGGPAGDLYLTLRVRPHPFFTRKSADVYVDLPVTIPELLRGGSIQVPTPDGAATVKVPPRSANGGKLRLRGKGATKRGSKKEHGDLYVTLSAVLPKEGENGALEEIADAMEPLYAGTDVREHLGKTR
- the rdgC gene encoding recombination-associated protein RdgC, coding for MGFLSATSSIVRLHAKPPPNMDREAITRAVEERAFRDTDEDGMPKAEAFGWVAIHDPLVTDFDATDLFFQQYLVVGFRFDTRAVPAKLSWMERRRQEDVRRREQDLEKLSRDMKREIKQDVESNLMSRALPNPKLFECAWNLETEALYFTGKLKSARETFASLFRETFGVAPIPMIPYLAAERVGLPDGIVDSVRGVEPSHLGPDAAEESWNEAPAPVAAAPISLRSVAAEAISSETAATEAEAVAREAAAAVVGEAATTEAEPRTGEAATTEAEPATAEASADGATTEAEPTERASTEQA
- a CDS encoding YIP1 family protein; translation: MTPEEPKNASAADEVRPFVQRMTGSLQLQGPVYDEIAADPDATNQAAVVVAITALAQALGGPERIPMEDMPLALAWAYFSWLVPGALVWVVGNRFLGTNVDLPRVLRCTGYATSPQILWLLGLASLDSAPFELALGVLIFGLSLVANVIAIRQAFAVTTIRAVQAFLLGFLAFAGVAVVVGFIFAQLSTRL
- a CDS encoding antibiotic biosynthesis monooxygenase; translation: MFVVTNRIPVSEGHEADFEERFKKRAHLIDSSPGFVKNLVLRPVQRRLNHKTGEYEEKEEQGFYLVQTYWESEEAFWDWTKSDSFRAAHSNRPPAEMFAGPNVLEIHEVIQTTEKA
- a CDS encoding AarF/UbiB family protein, translated to MNSRSSAWRITRRSAQILRASALGLVAFTRERRALAGDPEASMRALGRALVGLCADLGATFIKVGQIASTRGDLLPRALVSELTTLQDDVPPFAFEDVQRTIESELGRRLDEIFEEFDPTPVAAASVAQVHRGILKDGGDTVAVKVRRPDIVEKASLDRSILLFIGRTLERVIPSVRLMALEEALRAFCDAVQAQIHLENEARNNARFTENFIDDPDVDFPRLYLDACSDAVLTMEFVDGVHESELEATGCDVHAIVTAGMRCVCRMIFLHGFVHADLHPGNMRFQHPSHVVLLDLGLTGEINDEDRITTAQTLFALATGDGKTVARLFHENAPHTATPDYDAYEREMANFVGSLQDQGLQNVQITAEIGRIFDILRRHRVQARSHMTMVNIALMTAEGLGKRLAPELSLTHEALPYLQEALMAGQLQPGGDRA
- a CDS encoding MFS transporter, whose protein sequence is MPAAPDSPPIRALPPIHRLRPELYYGWYVVAAGFALSFVSVGIGFYGQTVFLDGLIRENGWSKASVSGASTVYFITTGLVGVGVGRVVDRFGTRPLLLAGAITMATALLWLGSIDEPAQLYFVYLLLAASFSMSSAIPLSSLMNKWFVRGRSRAMSFSQTGVSVGGLILVPIATALIATEGMQIATRWLAALVLVIVLPITLWVVREDPQTHGLEPDGDHLVDDADADGADGELPWTVRAAMRTRSFRLLALSFGSILICQTGLAVHHLHLLRDHLDTSAAAIGAATIPTGSIVGRLVAGRLADRMEKRNVTAILFATQALSLAGLGLATDPSGLLAASVVFGLTIGAIFMMQSLLVAELFGLASFGAVLGMLNFLTSLGGGIGPLLVGVVAERFGGYPSAIWVLFVVGLSAATLILFVRPPQHTGAPA
- a CDS encoding acyl-CoA thioesterase II; this encodes MENPEETQRLLDELVALLDLEELDLNIFRGRSPKESRVRVFGGQVAAQALVAAGRTAQDTVAHSLHAYFLRAGDPSIPILYEVDRIRDGKSFATRRVVAIQRGRAIFNLQASFQHPEPGPDHQMKMPDAPDPESLPTWAERMAKTLVNEPQEVRDWFQRPRPLELRYVESFDPERRSQGQHVWLRVNGRLPDLPLLHQCVVAYASDMTLLDTATLPHGLLWNDPRYMMASLDHAMWFHRDLRADEWLLYSQESPSGSGARGFAWGHLFRRDGTLVASVAQEGLVRPIRPKE